GTTAAATTTTGCCAGTCGGATCGCCGAAAAAACAGCCATCATAAGTGCGGGATAAGCTTTCCATATTCCCATCAGATCAGGTATGCTTTGCATGAGAAGCTGGAAAATGATGATAGATGGCAACAACCCGAAGGTAACGAGGTCAGCCAGTGAGTCCAGATCCCGGCCAATGGGAGAGGAAACATGTAACAACCTCGCCAGGAATCCGTCCAGGAAATCGAACACCAACGCTATTCCAATCAGAGCGCAGGATAACAGCAGATTATTATGAAAGGCTTCCACCACACCAATACAGCCACAAAGGAGGTTGCCGCATGTGAGGGCATTCGGGATATTTCTACGTATCATATCGCTTCGTTCAGAAATGGGTTATGTTTCTTTTCGTAACCAATGGTTGTGGGCTGCATGTGCCCGGCATATACGGTGTAGTCATCGGGCAAGGTGAACATTTTTGTACGGATGCTATTCAGGAGTGTATTAAAATCTCCACCAGGGAGGTCGGTGCGTCCAATACTTTGCCGGAAAAGTACGTCGCCGCCAACCACCATACGGCTTTCATCATTTACAAATGCAACATGCCCGGGAGCATGGCCTGGTACAAATATGACCTTTAATGTTGTTTTGCCAAAGGTGACATCCTTTCCTTCGGTAAGGTAGGTATCAATTTCGGGTTCTTCAAAAAGCACAAAGCCATAATTGGGAGCATAGGTTTTGACTGCCTTTAACAATGGTTCGTCAATTTTGTGAAGGAGAAAAGGTATACCATATTTTCTTTTGACCGGGGCCACACCCAGAACGTGATCAATATGGGCATGGGTGTTGAGTATCTTAACCGGTTTCAGTCCGTTGGTTTCAATGAAGGA
This portion of the Dyadobacter sp. CECT 9275 genome encodes:
- a CDS encoding MBL fold metallo-hydrolase; amino-acid sequence: MLKIQTFTFNPFSENTYVLYDETKEAVIIDPGCYEQRELNELYSFIETNGLKPVKILNTHAHIDHVLGVAPVKRKYGIPFLLHKIDEPLLKAVKTYAPNYGFVLFEEPEIDTYLTEGKDVTFGKTTLKVIFVPGHAPGHVAFVNDESRMVVGGDVLFRQSIGRTDLPGGDFNTLLNSIRTKMFTLPDDYTVYAGHMQPTTIGYEKKHNPFLNEAI